CTCCACAGGCCCGTGACGGAGGGTTAGACCGGATCAGTGGAGTCATGCGTCACACAGCTGTATCATGCTGGCAGCCATTCCTGGGTCTGGCTGTGCTGCTAGTCTTCACAGGCCCCACTGCCAGCTGCCCAGCCCGCTGTGAATGCTCAGCACAGAACAAGTCTGTCAGCTGTCACCGAAGGCGGCTAATGTCCATCCCAGAGGGCATTCCCATTGAGACCAAAATCTTGGACCTCAGCAAGAACCGACTGAAGAGCGTCAACCCTGAGGAGTTCACATCGTACCCTTTGCTGGAGGAGATCGACCTCAGTGACAATATAGTCGCCAATGTGGAGCCCGGAGCCTTTAACAACCTCTTCAACTTGCGCTCCCTGAGGCTGAAAGGAAACCGTCTGAAGCTGGTCCCCCTTGGGGTGTTCACTGGGTTGTCAAATTTAACCAAGCTTGATATAAGTGAAAACAAGATTGTCATTTTGCTGGACTACATGTTCCAAGATCTGCATAACCTAAAGTCCTTGGAGGTTGGGGACAATGATTTGGTTTATATATCACACAGGGCCTTTAGTGGACTCCTTAGCCTGGAGCAGCTCACCCTGGAGAGATGCAACCTCACAGCTGTACCAACAGAAGCTCTTTCTCACCTCCACAACCTCATTAGTCTGCATCTGAAACAGCTCAACATCAATGCTTTGCCGGCGTATGCCTTTAAAAGACTGTTTCGCCTGAAAGACCTAGAGATAGAGGCCTGGCCCCTCCTGGACATGCTACCTGCCAACAGCCTGTACGGTCTCAACCTTACTTCTCTTTCCATCACCAACACCAACCTGTCTGCGGTACCTTACTCTGCTTTTAAGCATCTGGTTTACCTGACACATCTAAACCTCTCTTACAACCCGATCAGCACCATCGAAGCAGGCATGCTTTCAGATTTAGtgcggctgcaggagctccatGTGGTGGGGGCCCAACTACGTACCATTGAATCACATGCTTTCCAAGGGCTCCGATTCTTACGTGTGCTTAATGTGTCCCAAAACCTGCTAGAAACCCTAGAAGAGAATGTATTCCACTCCCCCAAAAGCCTTGAGGTCCTCTGCATCAACAACAACCCCCTGGCCTGTGACTGCCGTCTCCTTTGGATTTTACAGAGGCAGCCCACTTTGCAGTTTGGAGGCCAGCCACCGATGTGTGCTGGCCCAGACAGTGTCAAAGAGAGGTCATTCAAAGACTTCCACAGCAcagctctttctttttacttcacCTGTAAGAAGCCCAAGATACAAGACAAGAAGCTGCAGTACTTGGTAGTGGAGGAAGGGCAGACGGTGCAGCTGATGTGCAATGCTGATGGGGATCCACAGCCTACCATATCCTGGGTTACCCCCCGTCGCAGGCTGATCACAACTAAATCGAACGGAAGAGCCACTGTGCTGGGAGATGGCACCCTGGAGATCCGATTTGCTCAAGACCAGGACACTGGGATCTATGTTTGTATTGCAAGTAATGCAGCTGGGAATGACACCTATTCGGCCTCCCTTACAGTAAAGGGGTTTACTTCAGACCGTTTCCTTTATGCCAACAGGACCCCTATGTATATGACAGACTCCAATGACACAAGTTCCAACGGAACTAATGTGAACACCTTCTCTCTGGACCTTAAGACAATATTGGTGTCCACAGCTATGGGCTGTTTCACATTCCTCGGAgtggttttattctgtttcctcCTTCTTTTTGTGTGGAGCCGAGGGAAAGgcaaacacaaaaccagcattGACCTTGAATATGTCCCTCGCAAAAACAATGGTGCTGTGGTTGAAGGGGAGGTTGCTGGACCACGAAGGTTCAATATGAAAATGATTTGATGGTATTCTGCTAGCAGTGCTTTTTCTGTGGCATTAAAACCAATTAAACCAGCCTGGCATGTGGAATTGCTAGGCAGAAGCAGCTTAATGCAGCTGTCACTGTATCAAAAGGTTACATGAAAATGGAAAGACTTTTTGTGGTTATACAGCAGAGCCTCCAGACCTTGAGGCATATATGTCAGGGCCTTTCATAGAACTGGTAAATTGTACTAACTGTTTGCATTGCAAATATAGGCATTCTGGGGATATCAGCAATGAACCGCTGGCTCATGCTCATGGACAATTGTTCAACATTTTCTACcactacaaaaagaaaaaaagaaaaaaaaaaaaaagcctacagTGTAGGATTTatgttcttaaagaaaaagacacatttGTCTAAAACATACTCTACAGTGAAATTTGTATCTATAGATCTCATTTGGTAAAACCTTGCATCACCCCTTCTAGCTGGTTCAACACCACAAAAaattggttgggttttttttttttttaatctacatCTATACTGtgtacattttaaagcaatactAATGAGAGGTTGTGCTTTTAGATATCCACCAATACTGACCCAAGTGTGATGTCACGCTCCTTTTAACTACCATCTAATCCAAATTAGACTCTTGTAATTACCAATTagaaataacatatttttctcCTCATGTAGAAGGCCACAGATGAATAGTTGAGAGCAAAAATGCTCAGCTCTGTTGATCTTCTTATCATATAAATATAAGGCATGTGCCTAGTTTTGATACagaatggaatattttttatatctgtgATATCACACTGGACCAGTTTACTGTAATGTAGCCCTGGATCTCACCCAGGGAAGGCAACCCACTAGACATTGCTGGCATAGAAGAGTTGAGTTCTAATTGAAGAAAGCGAGCTGGTTTTGTTAGCCctgattttaatttcaaagctgctgttaaaatgttaatgtgTACTGGGCAAAAAGAGAGAACGTAATACATTCTGCATAGTCCTTGGGAAATACGGTCATTTTACTATTTATACAAGTGAATTAAAACATACAAATGTTCTGCTACTAGGAATGAACTCTTCTCCAATGCCAAGTAAACTATGGTTGTCCATGCGTAATATGGGGATTATAGtactaaaataatgtttaaaacatGATAGCCTCAAGAAGGCTAACATACTGCCAGATGTAACGAACCTCTAGCCACTGTCATTCTCATCTTGTATATTTGTAGATAACACATAAACGCAAAGCTAATCTCCAAGAACAGATTACTTAGCTATTCTTGATGCCATTTTAATAACTATGTGGTTATGTTTCTTTCAGGGGCAGTATCTTAGAGCAAGAGGGGCAAGTTTTTCCAGGTTTTAGGAAGCTTTTGTAATGGAGAGAAGACACAAGTGGAATGTTAGTTCAGTACAAGTaaccttttttttgctttatgacCCTAAACACATTCTCACAATGTTcagaactgaaattttattctttatccTTTAATGTTGATACCActgatcttatttttaaattctcagcAATGAGAAGATACAGACTTGTTCAGCCGCCTCTCAATTTTCCAGCAATTATGAGCCATAAGTTTGTTGCTAAGTGATGGATAACAAATACAATTTATAAATTATTGGCATAACCTGGAGTAAGGATAATAATGACTGTGTACATATTTAGccaaaattaatatgaaaataagacAGAACATTAAGATTAACGTGCTTTAAGAGCCTGTGTTCGATCTTAACATTAAATTTCAGCACTTTGAAACAAAGTAGGGCTGACCTATAAGGGGATGCAGGTGCTTCTAAAATTAGTATCCACATTCTTTGGCAGAAAATTTCTAAGCAGGATAAAAATCTCCCACTCCTATCAAGGGAAATGTGCCAAAAGTTGTAAAATCCAGCTGCGCTCCCCAGGTGTACCCCTAACATAGCTGTAGGACTCAACACTAGGCAGTTTTGAGAATCTCTTTTCTTAGAGGGTCATCTTTGGTTACATCGTTGCTCCTTTTTAGGTCATCAGACTGAAGACAATGCAAGGGTGGTTAGAATTTTCTTCAAGTATGATTTTAAGTTTGAAGTTGgattttcttgcttccttttttttatgcTCTGAACTAGATTGTTGGAGATCTATGGAGATGCTTGAGACTAATCCTCTTTGTTCTATAACAGTTTTTAGAACTTTAATAAAACTAAATAGCCCCTGACTAAATTCTAACAccagggaaattatttttgctgatATAACCACCGCACTGAAGTCCAAAACTCTACTGTACCTTAATGTGGGTAGTTAAAGAAACAAATGGggataaaacaaaatgtttctgaactGCCCACTGAAAACATTTGCATGTGCCTTTCCCTTGTAATTGTCATTTTTTCAACTAGTAATCTATTTCCCCTGCAGTCATTTCATGTTAAATGTTAAAATCAATGTTAGAAGCAAAAATTCTCCTAAATTCTAGACAGTTGCAGCTGATTGCTTCATATTAAAtgacacaatttaaaaaaaaaatcccaaaaaacacttaggaaaaaatgttctttt
The window above is part of the Falco cherrug isolate bFalChe1 chromosome Z, bFalChe1.pri, whole genome shotgun sequence genome. Proteins encoded here:
- the LINGO2 gene encoding leucine-rich repeat and immunoglobulin-like domain-containing nogo receptor-interacting protein 2 encodes the protein MRHTAVSCWQPFLGLAVLLVFTGPTASCPARCECSAQNKSVSCHRRRLMSIPEGIPIETKILDLSKNRLKSVNPEEFTSYPLLEEIDLSDNIVANVEPGAFNNLFNLRSLRLKGNRLKLVPLGVFTGLSNLTKLDISENKIVILLDYMFQDLHNLKSLEVGDNDLVYISHRAFSGLLSLEQLTLERCNLTAVPTEALSHLHNLISLHLKQLNINALPAYAFKRLFRLKDLEIEAWPLLDMLPANSLYGLNLTSLSITNTNLSAVPYSAFKHLVYLTHLNLSYNPISTIEAGMLSDLVRLQELHVVGAQLRTIESHAFQGLRFLRVLNVSQNLLETLEENVFHSPKSLEVLCINNNPLACDCRLLWILQRQPTLQFGGQPPMCAGPDSVKERSFKDFHSTALSFYFTCKKPKIQDKKLQYLVVEEGQTVQLMCNADGDPQPTISWVTPRRRLITTKSNGRATVLGDGTLEIRFAQDQDTGIYVCIASNAAGNDTYSASLTVKGFTSDRFLYANRTPMYMTDSNDTSSNGTNVNTFSLDLKTILVSTAMGCFTFLGVVLFCFLLLFVWSRGKGKHKTSIDLEYVPRKNNGAVVEGEVAGPRRFNMKMI